The sequence below is a genomic window from Thermodesulforhabdus norvegica.
ATGAGGTATCCCAGCACGTCGTCCGTTATCCTGTATCTCGTACCGGGAGGGCTCAACCTGGTAAGGAAGTGTTCCACAAGAAGGGGTATGTCTTCTCGTCTTTCTCTAAGGGGCGGGATGTGAATGTGAAAGACGTTTATCCTGTAGTAAAGAGCCTCGTGAAACCTTCCGGCTTCTACTTCCTTTTTGAGGTCTCGATGAGTAGCAAAAATCAGGCGGACGTCTGCTCGACGTTCGTGGGGATCTCCAACCCTTCGGTAGCATCTATTTTCTAAGAATCTCAGGAGCGCCGCCTGGACATCTTCGGGTAATTCTCCTATCTCGTCGAGAAATAGGGTCCCGCGATCGGCTATTCCTAAAAGACCTTCCCGGGTCTGGTCAGCCCCCGTGAAGGCTCCTTTTACGTGGCCGAAAAGCTCACTTCTTATGAGGTCCTTCTGTATCTCCCCACAGTTTTTAACAATGAGAGGTTTTTCGGATCTTTTACTAAGGGCGTGGATGGTTCTTGCCACAACATCTTTCCCCGTCCCTGATTCTCCGGTTATCAGAACTGGAACGTCCCAGGTTGCAACTTTGCGGATCATTTCCATGACCTGCTGGATACCGCGAGAAGTCCCCACAAGCCTGGGGATCGGTGCTTCGACCAGGGCACGGGAAAGAATTCTGTTTTCACGTTTGAGACTTACACGTTCGTATGCCTTTTCCACAATAAGCTCCAGATGCTCAAGCTGAAAAGGCTTGGTTATGTAGTCGTAGGCCCCTACCTTCATGGCGGCTATTGCACTTTCTATTGTTCCATAGCCCGTTATGATTACTACCTCCACATCCGGTAGAGTTTCTCGAAAGCGCACCAGGAGGTCCATCCCGTCGGCGTCCGGCAGCCGTATGTCCAGAATAATAACGTCGAAATCCTGTTGTTCTATCAGACTCAAGGCCTCGGATGCACTGGACGCCGTAGTGATTAACCGTCGCTCACTGACCAATTCTCTTTCTGCAAGCTTTCTTATGGATGGTTCGTCGTCTATAACCAGCACTCTAATCCTGTCCATTGCCCCACTACCGTTTGCTCTCCGGAAAGACAACGATAAATTTTGAGCCCCTACCCTCCTGACTGTGAACTTTTATGTAAGCCCCGTGGTTTTGTGCGATGTTATAGCATATGGCAAGCCCCATGCCTGTTCCCTGACCAACAGGTTTTGTTGTAAAGAAAGGATCGAATATTCGGGACATATGCTCATCCGGTATTCCACAACCGTCATCATCTACTTCCAGTTCCACACTATCGGTTCTGCAGATTCGAGTGGAAATCTTTATATGTCCTCCGTCAGAAGTGGCATCAATAGCATTTAGAACCAGGTTTAGAATGAGTTGCTTTAGTTGTTGGGGGTTGCCCTTAATAAATGTTGGGTGCGGATCCAGATTCAGTGTGAGGCGCCTTTTCTTATTTCCCGCCAGGCGATGTTTCAAGAGTTTCAGTGATTCCTGGACGAGCTCGTTAAGGTTCACAAGCGTAAACGTTGTTGGAGATTCTCTGCTGTAGGTAAGCAGGCTCTGGATGATGTCCTGGCATCGTCGGCATTCTTCCAGAATGATATTCAATGTCAGCTCTACATCCTCAGCAAAATCCACGGGTATCTTGTGGCGATTATTCTGAAGCCTGCGCTTAAGGGCCTGCGAAAAACCGTAAATGCCCGTAAGGGGGTTGTTGATTTCGTGAGCCACCCCTGAAGCAAGAAGACCGATTGTCGCCATCTTTTCGGCTTCATAGCATTTGCGACGGTATTCCCTCTCAACTGTTACGTCCCTTTTCAGGAGCAGAATATGACAGGGCTTTCCCGAACCGTCTTTGATGGGCGATGCGGTTATCTCAAGGTGCTTCGGACCGTCAAGAGTCTCTATGAGATCCTCCTGTCTTTGAACGCTGTTGTTATGAAGAGCCTTTGTTGCCGGGCATAAATTGCAGGGTTCTCTCCTTTTTCTCAGCGCCTCGAAGCAGTATCTGCCTATGGGAAAGGGGTGATCAAAAACCTTGAAGTAAACATTGTTTGCCGAAACTATGCGGTAGTTAAGATCCAGGACCAGCATGACATCTGTTATGGCGTCGAGAATGGCCTGAATCTGTTGTTTCTTCCTGGCAAGCTCTTCCGCATATGTTCGTAGTTGAGTAATCCTTTCCTGGGCCTCTCTGAAAAACCCCAATTTTGAGTATTCAATGCCTATGATGTCTTGCAGGGTAGGGACGGGCTTCACTACCAGGCCTCCTCGCAAATTTTTACCAGATCCTTCCATGTTACCGGCCGGGGATTCGTGACCACGCAAACGTCTTGAATTGCCATCCTGCAGAGCAGTTCAATGTTGTGATCGTCGGGCAGTATATCCCTGAGTCTTACCTTCATGTTAAGAGACAGGAACATTTCCCGAAGCGTTTCGATTCCTTCAATGGCCGTAGATTTCTTGCTTCGTCTCCGACGGCCTGAAATGATCCGTCCTATCTGGGCCATCTTGTCGAGGCATGCTTCCATGTTGAATCTCATAACGGGCGGCAGTAGCACCGGATGCACATGGCCGTGCAGAACGTCGTACATGCCGCCTATGGCATGGGACAGGGCGTGCACGGCTCCGAGCCCAGCATTGCTGAAAGCCATTGCGGCAGCCGTGCTGGCAGTGCTCAGGGCTTCCAGTGTGTCGAGTTCCAGGCTCACGGCCGCCGTGGGTAAATATTTGGCCACAAGTTCAATGGCTTTGAGTGACTGCATCTCCGTAAAGGGCGAGGCTATGACGGAAACGAAAGATTCTATTGCATGAGAAAGGGCGTCAATGGCAGAGGAGAGCACTAGTTCTCTCGGTTTGGTTTGCAAAAAGAGAGGGTCTATTATGGAGATGTTGGGGACAAGAGTCCGGCTGATGATCGACATTTTTACGCGTCTTCGCGTGTCGGTAATAATGGCAAACTGGGAGATATCCGAACCACTTCCGGCGGTTGTGGGTAGAAATACCATCGGAGGTAAAGGCCGATGAATCCTGTTCGCACCTTCGTAATCATGGATACTTCCCCCGTTACTTGCTACAATGGCAATCCCCTTTGCTGCATCCATAGGGCTACCGCCACCAAGAGCGATGACCACGTCAGCCCGCTCGCTAAGGTATAGCCGGGCTCCCCTTTCTATCTGGTAATCCCTGGGGTTTGACACGACATCTCCAAAATAGACCCATTCCAGTTGATGTGCCTCCAGGATGTTGATCAACTCATCAACCCATCCCACCTTTTCGAGCCCCGGATCGCTCACCAAAAACACCTTCTCGGCACCAAGCCTTCTGGCGCACAGGGCCGTGTACTTCATGCTACCCCGCCCGAATATGATCTCTGGAATCGCAAATTTTACAACGTCCATTGATTTTCAAACCTCTGCCGGGGAAGTGACCAATTAACCTGTACGCATAATTGCAGGAAAATATGTTATCAGACCGGGCGCATTTTTTGTACCCCTGCGTGATCCCGGGGATTCTGCAACGAACATCATGGTGGGTTCGAGGAACGGAGGAATCGCGTATTCCCGAATAATTTGGGTTCTGCTATTTCTTAAAAGTTTCTGTCGTCTTACGCAGGGAGTTCCTCTGTGTGCTCTTCAGGCTCCGTAGCGGGGGTTTAAAATCCTTACTCGATTTCGCTGCACTGGAACGGTATGCTCAACCGCCCGTATGCTCCCGATCCGGCATTGATCGTTTAAACAGCTGTCCCATCGGCATCGAACTCTCGATAGTTTATGGCTTAATCGAAATTTTATACGCGGGCTCACGGCACAGTCCGGATTGGCGAAAATCAGCCCGTTTCTTCGGGCCTTTGCTTTGAAGTTTCCGGAAACGGCTTCTTATGCCAAACAGGTCAGGTTACAAAATTGGATTACCTCTGATGACCGATTGCATTCCAAAAGACCTTTTTTAACTGCGGCTCCAGTGCTTCACGTGACCTTTATCTCCCGTCTCTGCCTCGATAGATGTTGTGGCAGGTAAGTTCGTAATAACCGCGTTGTGTCAGAATTCGCGCTCTTTCCTTTCGGCAGTAAGCTTACCCCATTTGAAAGCGTAAAAAGGGAGAAGTGCACAGGCCGT
It includes:
- a CDS encoding two-component system sensor histidine kinase NtrB; the encoded protein is MKPVPTLQDIIGIEYSKLGFFREAQERITQLRTYAEELARKKQQIQAILDAITDVMLVLDLNYRIVSANNVYFKVFDHPFPIGRYCFEALRKRREPCNLCPATKALHNNSVQRQEDLIETLDGPKHLEITASPIKDGSGKPCHILLLKRDVTVEREYRRKCYEAEKMATIGLLASGVAHEINNPLTGIYGFSQALKRRLQNNRHKIPVDFAEDVELTLNIILEECRRCQDIIQSLLTYSRESPTTFTLVNLNELVQESLKLLKHRLAGNKKRRLTLNLDPHPTFIKGNPQQLKQLILNLVLNAIDATSDGGHIKISTRICRTDSVELEVDDDGCGIPDEHMSRIFDPFFTTKPVGQGTGMGLAICYNIAQNHGAYIKVHSQEGRGSKFIVVFPESKR
- a CDS encoding iron-containing alcohol dehydrogenase, with protein sequence MDVVKFAIPEIIFGRGSMKYTALCARRLGAEKVFLVSDPGLEKVGWVDELINILEAHQLEWVYFGDVVSNPRDYQIERGARLYLSERADVVIALGGGSPMDAAKGIAIVASNGGSIHDYEGANRIHRPLPPMVFLPTTAGSGSDISQFAIITDTRRRVKMSIISRTLVPNISIIDPLFLQTKPRELVLSSAIDALSHAIESFVSVIASPFTEMQSLKAIELVAKYLPTAAVSLELDTLEALSTASTAAAMAFSNAGLGAVHALSHAIGGMYDVLHGHVHPVLLPPVMRFNMEACLDKMAQIGRIISGRRRRSKKSTAIEGIETLREMFLSLNMKVRLRDILPDDHNIELLCRMAIQDVCVVTNPRPVTWKDLVKICEEAW
- a CDS encoding sigma-54-dependent transcriptional regulator, with product MDRIRVLVIDDEPSIRKLAERELVSERRLITTASSASEALSLIEQQDFDVIILDIRLPDADGMDLLVRFRETLPDVEVVIITGYGTIESAIAAMKVGAYDYITKPFQLEHLELIVEKAYERVSLKRENRILSRALVEAPIPRLVGTSRGIQQVMEMIRKVATWDVPVLITGESGTGKDVVARTIHALSKRSEKPLIVKNCGEIQKDLIRSELFGHVKGAFTGADQTREGLLGIADRGTLFLDEIGELPEDVQAALLRFLENRCYRRVGDPHERRADVRLIFATHRDLKKEVEAGRFHEALYYRINVFHIHIPPLRERREDIPLLVEHFLTRLSPPGTRYRITDDVLGYLINYNWPGNVRELRNVIERAIILAENELLTPKTLPMEITSGQPASHLPMSSLKLSEMEKYLIQKALSIHRGNKRKAAQSLGISRKTLYRKMKTYGLLKREGSITTVS